In the Deinococcus radiophilus genome, one interval contains:
- the rsgA gene encoding ribosome small subunit-dependent GTPase A, with product MTQDPTSAPETPTVERLKAFGYTPALAQALSGLPEAQPDWQAARIVRVERNQYLLETASGPREGVWPAGRRHKLLDVPVIGDWVACSGAADTPDEPLRIEAVLDRQNTFIRSVLKGRRTQPQVLAANVDTVLIVTSPLDWDLERLERYVQAVQLSQAQPVILLNKTDEVRSSLERWTDAGLDAPVLPISAAAGQGLDALAEWLAPGRTAALIGSSGVGKSTLTNALLGQELSRAGDVSDLTGEGRHTTTWRTLYPLPLDGPGRGALLIDNPGLRDIAVWDEEGAAFWAIEELAADCRYSRCTHGREPGCAVQAAVARGELDAALVDLYREQQAVQEAPRRNPRDKRRR from the coding sequence GTGACCCAAGACCCCACTTCTGCCCCCGAAACCCCGACTGTTGAGCGACTGAAGGCTTTTGGCTACACACCGGCACTGGCCCAGGCCTTATCAGGGTTGCCGGAAGCCCAGCCGGACTGGCAAGCGGCCCGCATTGTCCGTGTAGAGCGTAACCAGTATCTATTAGAAACCGCCAGCGGTCCCCGTGAAGGTGTCTGGCCCGCTGGTCGCCGCCACAAGCTGTTGGACGTGCCGGTGATCGGGGACTGGGTGGCTTGCTCTGGCGCAGCCGACACCCCAGATGAGCCCCTCCGAATAGAAGCCGTGCTGGACCGTCAAAACACCTTTATCCGCTCGGTGCTCAAGGGCCGCCGTACCCAGCCGCAAGTGCTGGCTGCCAATGTGGACACGGTGTTGATCGTGACCAGTCCTCTAGATTGGGACCTTGAGCGGCTGGAGCGTTATGTTCAGGCGGTGCAGCTCTCACAGGCCCAGCCCGTGATCTTGCTGAACAAGACCGATGAAGTGCGCAGCAGCCTGGAACGCTGGACGGACGCGGGGCTGGACGCGCCCGTGCTCCCCATTTCGGCGGCGGCGGGCCAGGGGCTGGACGCCCTGGCCGAGTGGCTGGCACCGGGGCGCACCGCTGCGCTGATCGGTTCTTCGGGCGTAGGCAAGTCCACCCTGACCAATGCGCTGCTGGGCCAGGAACTGAGCCGTGCTGGTGACGTGAGCGATCTGACTGGCGAGGGCCGCCACACCACCACCTGGCGTACGCTGTACCCCCTCCCGCTGGATGGGCCGGGCCGTGGTGCCCTCCTGATCGATAATCCTGGACTGCGTGATATTGCCGTCTGGGATGAGGAAGGCGCCGCTTTCTGGGCCATCGAGGAATTGGCTGCCGACTGCCGCTACTCGCGCTGTACGCATGGACGCGAACCCGGCTGCGCGGTGCAGGCTGCCGTCGCCCGTGGCGAGCTGGACGCTGCCTTGGTGGATCTCTACCGTGAGCAGCA